Proteins from a genomic interval of Amphiura filiformis chromosome 9, Afil_fr2py, whole genome shotgun sequence:
- the LOC140161274 gene encoding uncharacterized protein has protein sequence MDSKPKNVASAIKVAAVTAFGDVVRKTSDNTDDKGTLVERIKSDLKLPASISKSTTAEFACQEASCTDNNPVQVWMKTNFNINAKYGGGTALLLLQRRFEGSHDSELQLVRCGFDGNHLEGTSLALTSPHTIYHWHELHTDSDGNLCPAAMHGNGHCCIVSNIASMGHCGCAVIFEAPKGDSDNDTTKVSLGYFYGSAELPLNTTPLPFGCLLVLCSTVVDGKEEGNVYFIDPGVTAEELFVKPLSPDKAGLWQFEGSEDGELAVKGPGGSHIAVIHSFSEEFVKRHQDNPVGKVYHTQTYDGTKPTTLLADCSKYLGRTLLLMCSCGSGPEDATTSALYQVTLQESDLLVSYIGGSSGTLPSPSVWTFSLTDDNALVVTGPQDSCRYGYIANIPEDVKDPANRCQQSTCLATGQQMPLQSGVKVRDNKTIIGWVSSPVAIQIWLNSMVIERVGADQLLEQPDGRLAFQRELSEDERSPGLKLVRIYALQQDGDNDTVPVELEGSPLRLTYQPEGVIFAVNLGGPMYEASDNVVYEDQQSLFTFDEIEGYQCRRMYGNYLSKTENLYALIANTKDGFLYSTCVGTNYDEERMRDMKFEIPLPRGEYILKIHCVGSGPKDHDLFIDGKPYSSQITAAVPDTHDVIPGLTANEICVRFVAEGGTTTIHFYTQHRAAMEISALVIVDANKYMITEQSEEDEKNDALEAHKLSDQLVPMERTFLKKEMKIAGWSSNLLLNSTGEAGDMSHWDASGEWKVDTYGGDQTETRFVSSYMTCQKSQEIDLTKHFSEEYLDTSPQIQACESFHEGCNHGGYYSLTVTLKKEDGEVIAEKTTDEKSIEIEQRDWIKESFTFKGYEKGLRRIRFETTAHDDKFWAGHFGALTSAALVRVKSQAIPGENDSYADVVEDALTKDALHDLTKVIADLNGEYKEQLSYSSLPGSESDDRSQIQNNLQETTTTASAIPRKARRPKKREIRVFVSSTFVDFKDEREILIKKVFRELNRLCLDRGVFFSYVDLRWGITTEQSKDGKTIFICLSEVDRCRPYFICLLGDRFGWHQRENNKDTLLDATYDYALRNLKGFDWLEDFRYDTSVTKLEILHAALRLSDVDQKRTFFYLRESRVKREELPKPEEKKRGESQWHYDQQQNLRAQVREKGQHSRDFSTAEDGCAKIKEDLMRCINADFPPGSQLTHIEQEREAHEAFAEVRKRVYIGREEYFHAIDKHFHEAANTGDNSPLVILGTSGSGKSALVANWCGRFEEKNPDDFLFMHFIGSSAESASHLNLLRRLYEELREYLQQDLTIPTSERSLVLELPMWLKLASNRGNRVMLVFDALNQLDSGAGYSGEEQELKWLPKELPPNVYLLMSTLPGKAKDAVDEAGWPTIQVYPLNPTEKMEIITTYMSLYSKTLNKEQLAVIVEAKQSNNPLYLKALLDEVRVFGSFEHLTNAIKDYVKAKDPGELFVKILERLESDFESGSEGRTGLVRDTTVAIWCAHRGMSEQELLNYLQVQSHVWSPFYLSLEENLVNRNGLLNFFHDYMRQAVERKYLSTPEDKQKGYVALAEYFTGEDIDNRYVDEVPYLLAKAGDMKRLRATVLNIAVFRRLMNSDEGKYQLIKSWQLLGGYDKVEEEYLGVLLRSDWKTVGDKANLMKAMAGFFNQLGLLTGAKLLLESLLKELEEQHTETDGVIVYHHGNNTFRLRCNYPDVIDVLIEIGHVCRKLGMLPESFTNYQEALSRQAKPSTPAEKLRLVKTFIGLGSVKRQQGDADDAKRCLIRALEVATQVLGSNHHYVASIIGQIGELSYSQGVLPDAIHHHLRDLKLTQNEVGIQHPRVAAILNNIALVLDDLNNKTAGNLFQAVLAILVEAYGKDHLDVAIVRYNLGTFFLSNNLFQRAEFQFSESLRIFTRFLGEDHTHTKEAILAKDKVRDIKN, from the exons GTACACTAGTCGAAAGGATAAAGTCAGACCTGAAACTACCCGCttcaatttctaaatcaacaacAG CCGAATTCGCTTGCCAGGAAGCATCATGTACGGACAACAACCCCGTTCAAGTTTGGATGAAAACCAACTTCAACATCAACGCCAAATATGGCGGTGGAACTGCCTTACTTCTTCTACAACGGAGATTTGAAGGCAGCCACGATTCCGAATTGCAGCTCGTACGTTGTGGTTTCGATGGCAACCATTTGGAAGGGACATCACTGGCGTTGACGAGTCCACATACGATTTATCACTGGCATGAGCTGCACACTGATTCTGATGGGAATCTTTGCCCAGCAGCTATGCACGGCAATGGACATTGCTGTATTGTGTCCAACATCGCAAGCATGGGACATTGTGGTTGTGCCGTAATATTTGAAGCACCTAAAGGAGATTCTGACAATGACACCACGAAGGTCTCTCTCGGATATTTCTATGGATCTGCGGAGCTACCTTTGAATACGACGCCTCTTCCATTTGGCTGTCTTCTTGTTCTATGTAGCACAGTTGTGGATGGCAAAGAAGAGGGGAATGTCTACTTCATAGATCCAGGAGTAACCGCGGAGGAACTATTTGTCAAACCACTTTCCCCGGATAAAGCAGGCTTGTGGCAATTTGAAGGTTCTGAAGATGGCGAGTTGGCCGTCAAAGGACCAGGTGGTAGCCACATTGCAGTGATCCACAGTTTTAGTGAAGAGTTTGTTAAGCGTCACCAGGACAACCCAGTGGGGAAGGTTTACCATACGCAGACCTATGATGGAACGAAACCGACTACACTCCTGGCTGATTGCTCCAAATATTTGGGACGTACTCTTCTACTGATGTGTTCATGCGGTTCAG GACCAGAGGACGCAACTACATCAGCCTTGTACCAGGTGACTCTTCAGGAATCCGATCTACTAGTGTCTTATATCGGTGGTAGTTCAGGTACCTTGCCGTCTCCCTCTGTGTGGACATTCTCTTTGACTGATGATAATGCACTTGTGGTGACTGGACCTCAAGACTCTTGTCGCTATGGATACATTGCCAACATTCCTGAAGATGTCAAAGATCCAGCTAATAG GTGTCAGCAAAGCACGTGTCTCGCAACAGGTCAACAAATGCCATTGCAAAGTGGCGTCAAAGTACGAGATAACAAAACTATTATCGGATGGGTTAGCAGTCCGGTAGCGATCCAGATATGGCTCAACTCCATGGTCATTGAACGAGTGGGAGCAGATCAGTTATTGGAACAGCCGGATGGAAGGTTGGCATTTCAAAGGGAACTTAGTGAGGATGAGAGAAGTCCAGGTTTGAAACTGGTCCGTATTTATGCTTTGCAACAAGATGGAG ATAATGACACTGTTCCTGTGGAGCTGGAAGGCTCGCCCTTACGACTGACGTACCAACCAGAGGGAGTTATATTTGCTGTCAATCTTGGAGGTCCTATGTACGAAGCATCTGACAATGTCGTCTATGAAGACCAACAGTCATTGTTTACATTCGATGAAATAGAAG GTTATCAATGTCGTCGTATGTATGGCAACTATTTATCAAAGACGGAAAACTTGTACGCTCTAATTGCCAATACGAAGGACGGCTTTCTGTATTCTACATGCGTGGGAACCAATTACGATGAAGAAAGAATGAGAGAtatgaagtttgag ATACCACTTCCAAGAGGGGAGTACATACTGAAGATACATTGTGTTGGAAGTGGACCAAAAGACCATGATTTGTTTATTGACGGAAAGCCATATTCATCTCAG ATTACAGCAGCAGTACCGGACACCCATGATGTCATTCCAGGTTTAACAGCGAATGAAATATGTGTGCGTTTTGTAGCAGAGGGAGGAACTACAACTATCCATTTCTATACAC AACATCGAGCAGCAATGGAAATTAGTGCATTAGTAATCGTTGACGCCAACAAATACATGATCACAGAACAAAGCGAAGAAGATGAGAAGAACGACGCGTTAGAAGCTCACAAG CTATCCGACCAATTGGTTCCCATGGAGCGCACTTTCTTAAAGAAGGAAATGAAAATTGCAGGATGGTCATCAAATCTATTGCTTAATTCTACCGGGGAG GCTGGAGATATGTCACATTGGGACGCTTCTGGAGAATGGAAGGTAGATACATATGGAGGAGATCAGACTGAAACAA GATTTGTTTCGTCGTACATGACATGCCAGAAATCGCAAGAAATCGATCTGACTAAACATTTCTCCGAGGAATATCTCGACACTAGTCCGCAGATTCAG GCATGTGAATCATTTCACGAAGGTTGTAATCACGGAGGGTATTACAGTCTTACTGTTACACTCAAGAAAGAAGATGGTGAAGTGATTGCTGAAAAAACAACCGATGAAAAAAGTATAGAAATAGAACAACGGGATTGGATTAAAGAAAGCTTCACATTCAAAGGCTATGAGAAGGGACTACGTCGTATCAGATTTGAAACAACGG CTCATGATGACAAATTTTGGGCGGGTCATTTTGGTGCTTTGACTTCCGCAGCGCTTGTCCGTGTTAAAAGTCAGGCAATTCCCGGCGAAAATGATAGCTATGCGGACGTCGTAGAAGACGCGCTAACGAAGGATGCTTTACACGATCTTACCAAGGTTATTGCGGACCTCAATGGAGAATACAAAGAGCAGTTGTCTTACTCCAGCCTTCCAGGATCCGAATCTGATGACCGATCTCAGATACAGAACAATCTGCAAGAAACAACTACCACAGCTTCTGCAATACCGCGTAAAGCCCGACGTCCAAAGAAGCGCGAAATCCGCGTGTTTGTGTCTAGCACATTCGTCGATTTTAAGGATGAAAGAGAGATCCTCATCAAGAAAGTGTTTCGTGAGTTGAATCGACTGTGTCTGGATCGTGGCGTGTTCTTCTCGTACGTGGATCTTCGTTGGGGAATTACTACGGAACAAAGCAAAGATGGCAAAACAATATTCATTTGCTTGAGCGAG GTGGACCGCTGTCGTCCGTACTTTATCTGTCTCCTTGGAGATCGTTTTGGATGGCATCAAAGAGAGAACAACAAGGACACATTACTAGATGCTACCTATGACTACGCCTTGAGAAATCTGAAAGGATTTGACTGGTTAGAGGACTTCAGATATGATACCAGTGTTACAAAG CTGGAAATCTTACACGCTGCTTTGAGACTGTCCGATGTCGACCAGAAGAGGACTTTCTTTTACCTGAGAGAATCAAGAGTGAAACGTGAAGAACTGCCCAAGCCGGAG GAAAAGAAGCGAGGCGAGAGTCAGTGGCATTATGATCAGCAGCAGAATTTAAGAGCACAAGTCAGAGAGAAAGGCCAACACTCGAGAGATTTCAGCACGGCAGAAGATGGATGTGCTAAAATTAAGGAG GACCTAATGCGATGCATAAATGCAGATTTCCCGCCTGGCTCACAGCTCACTCACATCGAACAAGAACGGGAAGCACACGAAGCCTTTGCCGAGGTCCGAAAACGTGTTTATATCGGACGTGAGGAGTACTTCCACGCCATTGACAAACATTTCCATGAAGCGGCAAATACAGGAGATAATTCACCGCTCGTCATTCTTGGGACATCGGGTAGCGGTAAATCGGCATTGGTCGCCAATTGGTGTGGTCGATTTGAAGAGAAGAATCCCGACGACTTCTTGTTTATGCACTTTATTGGCAGTTCTGCGGAGAGTGCTTCCCATCTAAACTTGCTTAGAAG ATTGTATGAGGAGTTACGTGAGTACCTACAACAAGATCTCACCATACCTACAAGTGAGCGTAGCTTAGTGTTGGAGTTGCCTATGTGGCTCAAACTAGCCAGTAACCGTGGCAACCGTGTTATGCTGGTATTCGATGCACTCAATCAGCTGGACAGTGGCGCAGGATACTCGGGCGAAGAGCAAGAATTGAAGTGGCTTCCCAAAGAACTTCCTCCGAACGTTTATCTCTTGATGTCAACACTACCAGGGAAG GCAAAGGACGCCGTAGATGAAGCTGGGTGGCCAACTATACAAGTCTATCCGCTAAACCCGACAGAAAAGATGGAGATTATCACTACCTACATGTCTCTATACAGCAAAACACTCAATAAGGAACAGTTGGCAGTAATCGTTGAAGCAAAACAGAGCAACAATCCATTGTACCTGAAGGCACTCCTAGACGAG GTTCGTGTTTTCGGCAGCTTTGAGCATCTTACTAATGCCATCAAGGATTACGTCAAGGCCAAAGATCCTGGAGAACTCTTTGTGAAGATTCTAGAACGCCTGGAATCGGATTTCGAAAGCGGTTCCGAAGGAAG AACTGGTCTGGTACGTGATACCACGGTAGCTATCTGGTGTGCCCACCGGGGAATGAGTGAGCAAGAGCTTCTCAACTATCTACAG GTACAATCCCACGTGTGGTCTCCCTTCTACTTATCTCTTGAAGAGAACCTTGTGAATCGCAACGGTCTACTCAATTTCTTTCATGACTATATGCGTCAAGCGGTAGAACGGAAGTACCTGTCTACACCTGAAGACAAACAGAAGGGATATGTGGCATTGGCGGAGTACTTTACTGGCGAGGATATCGACAACAGATAT gTTGATGAAGTACCATATCTTCTAGCAAAGGCCGGCGATATGAAGCGACTCAGAGCCACTGTACTTAACATTGCCGTATTCCGCCGTCTTATGAATAGTGATGAGGGCAAGTATCAACTTATCAAGTCATGGCAATTG CTTGGTGGTTATGACAAGGTTGAAGAAGAGTATCTTGGAGTGTTATTGCGTTCCGATTGGAAGACTGTTGGTGACAAAGCTAACTTGATGAAAGCTATGGCAGGATTCTTCAACCAACTTGGGTTACTTACCGGAGCAAA ACTTCTCTTAGAATCATTGCTGAAAGAGCTGGAGGAGCAACACACGGAGACTGACGGAGTCATTGTGTATCACCATGGCAACAACACTTTCAGATTGAGATGCAATTACCCGGATGTTATTGAC GTATTAATTGAGATTGGTCATGTATGTCGCAAGTTGGGTATGTTACCAGAATCATTCACCAATTACCAGGAAGCCCTATCCAGACAAGCAAAGCCAAGCACACCAGCTGAAAAACTGCGTCTGGTAAAAACTTTCATTGGTCTAGG GTCTGTTAAGAGACAACAAGGGGATGCAGATGACGCTAAGCGATGTTTGATAAGAGCACTAGAGGTCGCTACCCAGGTACTTGGTTCGAATCATCACTACGTGGCTTCAATTATTGGACAG ATCGGTGAGCTATCATACAGTCAAGGTGTTCTACCGGATGCCATTCATCATCATTTACGCGACCTGAAACTGACACAAAACGAAGTAGGCATCCAACATCCGAGAGTTGCCGCCATATTGAATAACATCGCACTTGTATTGGATGATCTGAACAATAAGACTGCGGGGAACCTTTTCCAGGCAGTCTTGGCGATACTGGTAGAAGCTTATGGCAAGGATCACTTGGACGTGGCAATTGTCag GTACAATCTGGGGACCTTTTTCCTGTCGAACAACTTGTTTCAGAGAGCAGAGTTCCAGTTCAGCGAATCTCTTCGAATTTTTACCCGATTCTTGGGTGAAGATCATACTCACACGAAAGAGGCAATATTGGCAAAAGATAAAGTCCGAGATATTAAGAATTAG